In one Juglans regia cultivar Chandler chromosome 11, Walnut 2.0, whole genome shotgun sequence genomic region, the following are encoded:
- the LOC108995773 gene encoding U11/U12 small nuclear ribonucleoprotein 48 kDa protein-like — MDPSSASSVSFPQNPSRDLCYSQPQNPPSKPADLHTTLSSLKSLICLSHQTLHSLSILVPPKPHRSPNHVPCPFNHHHLMPPHSLFLHSLRCHYPNLPRQNRLHQYSSDSPFDCNFHSIFFYRDCPGVVSLSSLDSAKRTFTIPTFLSVEFADLVHCGGKEVEGLRKECFLEITPSELVAIRGETEAWRDYPSAYSYGVLRALSRGTTMLREYGLMNWVIASSPLHGGVVLDVALRDHIFSLFRLCLKAIVKEARSLDRDRDQDQMYKGRNMSLKCPVLVQALMWFASQLSILYGEMNAKLFAINMLKQCILDAAALGLLAFPFEQKVNESATLEEEVSPSQNLFGNGCGISDAQLLETTMNNKLNCTVTGKVIFESQVAAAIAALHERALLEEKIKGLRPSRPLSFAEHDYVSQRADEERIRRPNYRSIVEHDGLHQQRFSNQEPNKTKTREELLAEERDYKRRRMSYRGKKGKRTTLQVTRDIIEEYMVEIKKAGGIGSFAKGAEDGEMFPSESPSSHDIISSVDNPAKSDYASTRGSQYNNRTLPQSDYSSKKYKSFNDAKGYEIPRGSLDECPQNADQRSLVWDKRDRENPSRSPERYKSRGQSHVQSSHRRERYDLKVTSTWSDKNKQRYSGMSKYHNSRSSPVSKSVNDLSVRKDAQKSEVEHRRRGNTLGNDSSDFLVQIPFEDRYNPSESPDMYEDLCGGTP, encoded by the exons ATGGACCCTTCTTCCGCGTCTTCCGTTTCTTTTCCTCAAAACCCTAGCCGAGACTTGTGTTACTCTCAGCCTCAGAATCCTCCATCAAAGCCTGCTGACCTCCACACCACACTCTCCTCCCTCAAAAGCCTCATCTGCCTCTCCCACCAAACTCTCCACTCCCTCTCCATTCTCGTCCCTCCGAAACCACACCGAAGCCCCAATCACGTCCCATGCCCCTTCAATCACCACCATCTCATGCCCCCTCACTCCCTCTTTCTCCACTCTCTCCGCTGCCATTATCCCAATCTCCCCCGCCAAAATCGTCTCCACCAGTACTCATCCGATTCCCCTTTCGACTGCAATTTTCATTCAATATTTTTCTACCGGGACTGCCCGGGTGTTGTATCCTTGTCGAGTCTAGATTCTGCGAAGAGGACGTTCACGATTCCGACCTTTTTATCCGTCGAGTTCGCGGATCTTGTTCATTGTGGCGGAAAAGAGGTTGAAGGGCTTCGGAAGGAGTGCTTTTTGGAGATTACTCCGTCGGAGTTAGTGGCAATTAGAGGTGAAACCGAGGCTTGGAGGGATTATCCTAGTGCCTACTCCTATGGCGTTCTTCGTGCGCTTTCTCGGGGTACGACGATGCTTAGAGAGTATGGATTGATGAATTGGGTAATTGCCAGTTCGCCGCTTCATGGTGGTGTTGTGCTTGATGTCGCTCTGAGGGACCATATCTTTTCGCTGTTCAGGCTGTGCCTCAAGGCAATTGTGAAGGAAGCTCGAAGCTTGGATCGGGATCGGGATCAGGATCAGATGTATAAGGGGAGGAATATGAGTTTAAAGTGTCCCGTTTTGGTTCAAGCATTGATGTGGTTCGCATCTCAGCTTTCTATTCTGTATGGGGAAATGAATGCGAAGCTATTTGCTATTAACATGCTTAAGCAATGTATATTAGATGCTGCTGCACTTGGCTTGTTGGCGTTCCCCTTTGAGCAAAAGGTGAACGAGTCTGCCACTCTAGAAGAAGAGGTTTCTCCTTCTCAGAATTTGTTTGGTAATGGCTGTGGTATTAGCGATGCCCAATTACTTGAAACAACCATGAACAATAAACTGAACTGCACCGTTACTGGAAAGGTCATTTTTGAGTCACAGGTCGCGGCTGCTATAGCTGCACTGCATGAACGGGCTTTGCTTGAAGAGAAGATCAAGGGTTTACGGCCTTCTCGACCACTTTC ATTTGCTGAGCATGATTATGTATCACAGAGAGCTGATGAGGAGCGGATAAGACGTCCTAATTACAGGTCCATAGTTGAGCATGATGGACTTCATCAGCAACGGTTTTCTAATCAG GAACCAAACAAGACTAAAACTAGAGAGGAGTTATTGGCTGAAGAAAGGGACTACAAACGCCGAAGAATGTCATATCGTGGAAAAAAGGGGAAGAGAACAACACTACAG GTCACAAGGGATATAATAGAGGAATACATGGTGGAAATCAAGAAAGCTGGAGGGATTGGGAGCTTTGCAAAGGGAGCTGAAGATGGAGAAATGTTTCCATCTGAATCACCTTCTTCTCATGACATCATCTCTAGTGTTGATAACCCAGCAAAAAGTGATTATGCATCGACCCGAGGTAGCCAATACAACAACAGGACACTGCCGCAGTCTGATTATAGTAGtaagaaatataaaagtttCAATGATGCCAAAGGTTATGAGATACCGAGAGGAAGCCTTGATGAATGCCCCCAAAATGCAGATCAGAGAAGTTTGGTTTGGGACAAACGTGATAGAGAAAATCCTTCGAGAAGTCCAGAAAGATACAAAAGTCGTGGCCAGTCACATGTTCAAAGTAGTCATCGACGAGAGCGATATGATCTGAAGGTGACCAGCACCTGGAGTGACAAGAATAAGCAGCGGTATTCTGGCATGTCAAAATATCATAATAGTAGATCTTCTCCTGTTTCAAAATCTGTAAATGATTTGAGTGTAAGGAAGGATGCACAGAAATCAGAAGTTGAGCATAGACGGCGAGGGAACACATTAGGAAACGATAGTTCTGATTTTCTGGTGCAAATTCCTTTCGAGGATCGATACAATCCTTCAGAATCTCCTGACATGTATGAAGATCTTTGTGGGGGAACACCATGA